The Aethina tumida isolate Nest 87 chromosome 6, icAetTumi1.1, whole genome shotgun sequence genome has a segment encoding these proteins:
- the LOC109603710 gene encoding protein ABHD11, translated as MLFKKFSLPIGLVHRRGYYTVKKDDTVMETSSGHAVNMAYASYETTSEDSGRATPLLIFHGLFGSKSNWNSFSKVYHNTSVPPQRKIFAVDARNHADSPFTESHNYDDMVLDLKKFLDTSNITKINLLGHCMGGRACMLFSLKYPELVEKLIVSDISPITTSVNFKSIAMLFSVMRLLKLPQNMPLSMAKNEVQRHLLAVVPNKILRGLIVNNLVQKSDGSYKWGLNLNSLLNNYESIASFPDVHNVSFDGPVMFLAGANSDFVQRSDLPRIRKMFPNAQLKYLENAGHWPHKEKPNEFLKLTVNFLNSQPQREDDPGHAKEPTSKPPDVEKPEDKSLVEKSPSGAKDDDDSLFKTDSDVKMIDLQIDFSKVTRQNDETTKEV; from the exons ATGTTGTTCAAAAAATTCTCACTGCCAATCGGCCTGGTGCACCGTCGCGGCTACTACACCGTCAAAAAGGACGACACGGTGATGGAGACGTCGAGCGGCCACGCCGTCAACATGGCCTACGCGTCCTACGAGACCACGAGTGAGGACAGCGGCCGTGCCACTCCCCTGCTGATCTTCCACGGCCTGTTCGGCTCCAAGAGCAACTGGAACTCCTTCTCCAAGGTCTACCACAACACGTCGGTGCCGCCGCAACGGAAGATATTCGCGGTGGACGCCCGCAACCACGCCGACTCGCCGTTCACCGAGAGCCACAACTACGACGACATGGTTTTGGATCTGAAGAAGTTCCTCGACACCTCTAACATCACGAAGATCAACCTGCTGGGCCACTGCATGGGCGGAAGGGCTTGCATGTTGTTCTCGCTGAAATAc CCGGAGTTGGTGGAGAAGTTGATCGTGTCGGACATTTCACCGATCACGACGAGCGTGAACTTCAAGAGCATTGCGATGTTGTTTTCGGTGATGAGGCTGCTGAAGCTGCCCCAAAACATGCCCTTGTCGATGGCGAAGAACGAAGTGCAAAGGCACCTGTTGGCGGTCGTCCCCAACAAAATTCTGAGGGGGTTAATCGTCAACAATTTAGTACAAAAGTCCGATGGAAG CTACAAATGGGGACTGAACTTGAACTCCCTGCTCAACAATTACGAGAGCATCGCCAGTTTCCCTGACGTGCACAACGTCAGCTTCGACGGACCGGTCATGTTTCTGGCCGGTGCCAATTCTGACTTCGTACA AAGGAGCGACCTGCCCCGCATCAGAAAAATGTTCCCCAACGCCCAACTGAAGTATCTCGAGAACGCCGGCCACTGGCCGCACAAAGAGAAGCCGAACGAGTTCCTCAAGCTGACCGTCAACTTCCTGAACTCGCAGCCGCAAAGGGAAGACGATCCGGGCCACGCGAAGGAGCCGACGTCGAAACCGCCGGACGTCGAAAAACCGGAGGACAAGAGTCTGGTGGAAAAGTCGCCGTCTGGTGCGAAGGACGACGACGACAGTCTGTTCAAAACCGACTCGGACGTCAAGATGATCGATTTGCAGATCGATTTCTCGAAAGTGACGCGACAAAATGACGAAACAACGAaagaagtttaa
- the LOC109607257 gene encoding microtubule-associated protein RP/EB family member 3: MAMAVNVFSTNLTTDNLSRHDMLAWVNTLLNTHYQKIEELCTGSAYCRFMDMLFPGCLVLKRVKLDTKLENDYINNFKILQESFKKMRVDKIVPIERLVKGRFQDNFEFLQWFKKFHDANAGGRKQPTAKKPSPAKPPMALRQPAAKVMGDVAKSPVRKPTESEKTKLHELQIMISGLEKERDFYFGKLRDIEVICRETEEPNPYIQKILDILYQTEEGFAPAEEVDGFVEEEVDY; this comes from the coding sequence ATGGCGATGGCGGTGAACGTTTTCTCCACGAACCTGACGACCGACAACCTGTCCAGACACGACATGCTGGCCTGGGTGAACACGCTGCTCAACACGCACTACCAAAAGATCGAGGAACTGTGCACCGGCTCGGCGTACTGCCGTTTCATGGACATGCTGTTCCCCGGTTGTCTGGTGCTTAAGCGGGTCAAGCTGGACACGAAGCTGGAGAACGACTACATAAACAACTTCAAGATACTGCAGGAGAGCTTCAAGAAGATGCGCGTGGACAAGATCGTGCCGATCGAGCGTCTGGTCAAGGGCCGGTTCCAAGACAACTTCGAGTTCCTGCAGTGGTTCAAGAAGTTCCACGACGCCAACGCCGGGGGGCGCAAGCAGCCGACGGCGAAGAAGCCGAGCCCGGCGAAGCCGCCGATGGCGCTGAGGCAGCCCGCGGCCAAGGTGATGGGCGACGTGGCCAAGTCGCCCGTGCGCAAACCGACCGAGAGCGAGAAGACGAAGCTGCACGAGCTGCAGATCATGATCAGCGGCTTGGAGAAGGAGCGTGACTTCTATTTCGGTAAGCTGCGCGACATCGAGGTGATCTGCAGGGAGACCGAGGAGCCCAACCCGTACATCCAGAAGATCCTGGACATCCTGTACCAGACGGAGGAGGGCTTCGCCCCCGCCGAAGAGGTGGACGGTTTCGTCGAGGAGGAGGTCGATTATTAA
- the LOC109607260 gene encoding microtubule-associated protein RP/EB family member 1-like, whose amino-acid sequence MAKTTVTNVLSTNATTDNLSRHEMLAWVNDSLQSKFAKIEELCTGAPYCQFLDMLFPGSVPLTRVKMKTNLEHEYINNFKILQGAFKKLGVERFVPIERLVKGRFQDNFEFLQWFKRFFDANNKVMEPKQSTISSSSTAGNKEKIEDLKKQVADMKRRIDYMSEKLTNIEVLCKKEKRSSVLVQKILDIVYSIPEGYAEADELEVEVVEEVEY is encoded by the coding sequence ATGGCGAAGACAACGGTGACCAACGTCCTCTCCACCAACGCCACCACCGACAACCTATCCAGGCACGAGATGCTGGCCTGGGTGAACGACAGTCTCCAAAGTAAGTTCGCCAAAATCGAGGAGCTGTGCACCGGCGCTCCCTACTGCCAGTTCCTGGACATGCTGTTCCCGGGCTCCGTCCCCCTAACGAGGGTCAAAATGAAGACCAACCTGGAGCACGAGTACatcaacaacttcaaaatactgcAGGGCGCCTTCAAGAAGCTGGGAGTGGAGAGGTTCGTGCCCATAGAGAGGCTGGTCAAGGGCAGGTTCCAGGACAACTTCGAGTTTCTGCAGTGGTTCAAGAGGTTCTTCGACGCCAACAACAAGGTGATGGAACCGAAGCAGAGTACCATCAGTTCGAGCAGTACGGCCGGCAACAAGGAGAAGATCGAGGATCTGAAGAAGCAGGTGGCGGATATGAAGAGGCGCATCGATTACATGTCCGAGAAGCTGACCAACATCGAGGTCTTGTGCAAGAAGGAGAAGAGGAGCAGCGTCTTAGTCCAAAAGATCTTGGACATTGTTTATTCGATTCCGGAAGGCTACGCCGAGGCCGACGAGCTTGAGGTCGAGGTTGTCGAAGAAGTGGAATACTGA
- the LOC109603716 gene encoding microtubule-associated protein RP/EB family member 3-like, whose amino-acid sequence MAVNVYFTSGTAANLSRHDMLAWVNTSLKTNFVKIEEMCTGAHYCLFMNILFPGYVPMARVKFGAYLEHEFIHNFKILQAVFKKLNVDKIVPIDRLIKGRFQDNFEFLQWFKKFHDANKGRIPNDGDAVRDTSSASVSIRGEYLSKTEGLRSQIEDMKVTIEGLEKERDFFSRKLRSIEALCQDADETCPFIQKILDILYEIEDGFVVPGDNKDSDTEGAVEGIGEGDEF is encoded by the coding sequence ATGGCTGTGAACGTTTACTTTACTAGTGGTACCGCTGCGAACTTGTCCAGGCACGACATGCTCGCGTGGGTGAACACCTCCTTGAAGACCAACTTCGTGAAGATCGAGGAGATGTGCACCGGCGCTCACTATTGCTTATTCATGAACATCTTATTTCCCGGGTACGTACCGATGGCGAGGGTCAAGTTTGGCGCCTATCTGGAGCACGAGTTCAtccacaacttcaaaatattgcaAGCCGTTTTCAAGAAGCTGAACGTGGACAAGATCGTGCCCATCGATCGACTGATCAAGGGCCGATTTCAGGACAACTTCGAGTTCTTGCAGTGGTTCAAGAAGTTCCACGACGCCAACAAAGGTCGCATACCGAACGACGGCGACGCCGTCAGGGACACCAGTTCAGCTTCGGTCAGCATCAGGGGGGAGTACTTGTCAAAGACGGAGGGTCTGAGGAGTCAGATCGAAGACATGAAAGTGACCATCGAAGGCTTGGAGAAGGAGAGAGACTTTTTCTCGCGCAAGCTCAGGAGCATCGAAGCTTTGTGTCAGGATGCTGATGAGACTTGTCCGTTCATACAGAAGATCCTGGACATTTTGTACGAGATAGAGGACGGGTTCGTCGTACCTGGTGACAACAAAGACAGCGACACCGAAGGAGCAGTCGAAGGAATTGGGGAAGGAgatgaattttaa
- the LOC109607259 gene encoding microtubule-associated protein RP/EB family member 1-like encodes MAQNVYFSNMTNDNLSRHQMLAWINALLPRKLAKIEDLCSGSAYCQIMHYLFPNSIQITRVKLNSNDEYSRIHNYKLLKESFKKLKVDKEIPVDRLIKGRFQDNFEFLQWFKKFYDINYRGQAIPVTKTTSNMTDAKQIEELNKTIAEMKQKEQNLHKEVSFFTGKLSNIEVLCQEAKDQCPQLENILKVLTSEGGCVTPRESGDNKTGQGATHEVEDVNK; translated from the coding sequence ATGGCTCAAAATGTCTATTTCTCAAACATGACCAACGATAACTTGTCCAGACACCAGATGCTAGCATGGATCAACGCCTTATTGCCCAGAAAATTGGCGAAGATCGAGGACCTTTGCAGCGGCTCTGCTTATTGCCAGATCATGCACTATCTATTTCCCAACTCCATCCAGATAACCAGAGTGAAGCTCAATTCTAATGACGAGTACAGCCGCATTCACAACTACAAGTTACTGAAGGAGAGCTTCAAGAAATTGAAGGTGGACAAGGAAATACCAGTCGACCGTTTGATTAAAGGACGTTTCCAAGATAATTTCGAGTTTTTACAGTGGTTCAAGAAGTTCTACGACATTAACTATAGAGGTCAGGCCATACCTGTCACAAAAACTACAAGCAACATGACTGACGCAAAGCAAATTGAGGAGCTGAACAAAACGATCGCTGAGATGAAACAAAAAGAACAGAACTTACATAAGGAAGTAAGCTTTTTCACAGGCAAACTCTCAAACATTGAAGTCTTGTGTCAGGAAGCCAAAGATCAATGTCCCCAGTTGGAAAACATATTGAAGGTATTGACTTCAGAAGGCGGTTGCGTCACCCCTCGTGAGTCCGGAGATAACAAAACAGGCCAAGGAGCAACACATGAAGTTGAAGacgttaataaataa
- the LOC109607253 gene encoding microtubule-associated protein RP/EB family member 1, translating into MSDEKNVEDVKKTIAEMKLKRRALREENDFYAYKLMEIQLEKIKDLCSDSAYCLIIHYLFFNTIQSTRVYSHIHNYKILQESFKKLKLDKKVPVNRLIKGRFHDNFEFWQLFKQIYDGNYRDQIIPVIKTVSSMSDAKNVEDVNKTIAKMKLKRRALRKEINFYACKLINIQILCEGLQDECPRLEKILHLARVKFNSNQECSHIHNYTLLQKSFKQLKVDKEVPVDQLIRGRFQDNFEFLQWFKKFYDVNYRGTCHKNS; encoded by the exons ATGTCTGATGAAAAAAACGTCGAGGACGTGAAAAAAACAATCGCAGAGATGAAACTAAAACGTCGAGCCTTGAGGGAGGAAAATGACTTTTACGCATACAAGCTAATGGAGATTCAA CTTGAGAAGATTAAGGACCTTTGCAGCGATTCTGCTTATTGTCTGATCATACATTATCTGTTTTTCAACACCATTCAGTCGACCAGGGTGTACAGCCACATCCACAACTACAAGATACTACAGGAGAGCTTCAAGAAATTGAAGTTGGATAAGAAAGTACCAGTCAATAGATTGATTAAGGGACGTTTCCATGATAATTTCGAGTTCTGGCAGTTGTTCAAGCAGATCTACGACGGTAACTATAGAGATCAGATCATACCTGTCATAAAAACAGTTAGCAGCATGTCGGACGCAAAGAACGTCGAGGACGTGAACAAAACGATCGCCAAGATGAAACTGAAACGTCGAGCCTTGAGGAAGGAAATAAACTTTTACGCATGCAAACtaataaacattcaaatattgtGTGAAGGATTACAAGATGAATGTCCAAggttggaaaaaatattgcac TTGGCAAGAGTGAAGTTCAATTCCAATCAAGAGTGCAGCCACATCCATAACTACACGTTACTACAGAAGAGCTTCAAACAATTGAAGGTGGATAAGGAAGTACCAGTCGATCAATTGATTAGAGGACGTTTCCAAGATAATTTCGAGTTCCTGCAGTGGTTCAAGAAGTTCTACGACGTTAACTATAGAGGTACCTGTCATAAAAACAGTTAG